Proteins from a genomic interval of Microbacterium abyssi:
- the atpE gene encoding F0F1 ATP synthase subunit C: MDPISVLAQINVDITGSIANVGYGLAAIGPAIGVGIVVGKTIEGIARQPELSGKLQGTMWIGIAFTEALAFVGIGVAFLFGY; this comes from the coding sequence GTGGATCCCATCTCTGTTCTCGCCCAGATCAACGTCGACATCACCGGCTCGATCGCCAACGTCGGCTACGGCCTCGCGGCCATCGGCCCGGCCATCGGTGTGGGTATCGTCGTCGGCAAGACGATCGAGGGCATCGCTCGCCAGCCTGAGCTGTCCGGCAAGCTCCAGGGCACCATGTGGATCGGTATCGCCTTTACCGAGGCCCTCGCGTTCGTCGGTATCGGCGTGGCGTTCCTCTTCGGCTACTGA
- a CDS encoding F0F1 ATP synthase subunit B, with the protein MLNALVTLAAEEAEHNPLLPAMYDIVWSAVCFVIILLVAWKVALPNVAKMLDERSAAIEGNIAKADEAQKQAEAALEEYTRQLAEARTEAGEIREAAREDGKKIIAEAKETATAEAARVTTAAQTQIEAERQSALVTLRSEVGTLAIDLAGGVVGETLSDDARATAVVDRFLADLEASEKAAK; encoded by the coding sequence ATGCTGAACGCTCTTGTCACGCTCGCAGCCGAGGAGGCGGAGCACAACCCGCTTCTGCCGGCGATGTACGACATCGTCTGGTCAGCGGTCTGCTTCGTCATCATCCTGCTCGTGGCGTGGAAGGTCGCGCTCCCGAACGTGGCGAAGATGCTCGACGAGCGGTCCGCCGCCATCGAGGGCAACATCGCCAAGGCCGACGAGGCGCAGAAGCAGGCGGAGGCGGCTCTCGAGGAGTACACCCGTCAGCTCGCCGAGGCGCGCACCGAGGCCGGTGAGATCCGCGAAGCCGCCCGTGAGGACGGCAAGAAGATCATCGCCGAGGCGAAGGAGACCGCGACCGCCGAGGCCGCACGCGTCACCACTGCAGCGCAGACCCAGATCGAGGCAGAGCGTCAGTCGGCGCTCGTCACCCTCCGTTCCGAGGTCGGGACGCTCGCGATCGACCTCGCCGGTGGCGTGGTCGGCGAGACGCTGTCGGATGATGCGCGTGCCACCGCAGTCGTGGATCGCTTCCTCGCAGACCTCGAGGCCTCAGAGAAGGCGGCCAAGTAA
- a CDS encoding F0F1 ATP synthase subunit delta has product MGSATTQALAASTAALAQAKDVTLDTAGELFTVARLVGESGQLSGALADPAAPEDLREKLVASVFAGTSSATRQVVSVAVGQRWSDAEGLVGGIEELAIRATAIAEPRADIEGELFSFLRIIAANAELELALGGRLGDDDAKGALVEKLLGGKASAATILIVSSLVRQPRGRRVRQLLNRAMKIVSAQGGRIVATVHTASPLSAAQRTRLGDALAGRYDGQVSINEVIDPTVVGGLRVQVADDVIDGSISARLAELRQKLAG; this is encoded by the coding sequence ATGGGCAGCGCGACCACTCAGGCACTCGCGGCTTCGACGGCGGCCCTCGCGCAGGCGAAGGACGTCACCCTCGACACGGCCGGTGAGCTGTTCACCGTGGCGCGTCTGGTGGGCGAATCCGGGCAGCTGAGCGGCGCGCTTGCCGATCCGGCCGCCCCGGAGGATCTGCGGGAGAAGCTCGTCGCGTCGGTGTTCGCCGGCACTTCGAGCGCGACTCGTCAGGTCGTCTCGGTTGCCGTGGGGCAGCGCTGGTCGGATGCCGAAGGCCTTGTCGGCGGTATCGAAGAGCTGGCCATCCGCGCCACGGCGATCGCTGAGCCTCGGGCGGACATCGAGGGGGAGCTGTTCTCTTTCCTCCGCATCATCGCAGCCAACGCGGAACTCGAGCTCGCGCTCGGCGGACGACTGGGCGACGACGACGCGAAGGGCGCTCTCGTCGAGAAGCTCCTCGGCGGCAAGGCCAGTGCCGCGACCATCCTCATCGTCTCGTCGCTGGTGCGTCAGCCCCGTGGGCGCCGCGTGCGTCAGCTGCTGAACCGGGCGATGAAGATCGTCTCGGCGCAGGGCGGCCGCATCGTCGCCACGGTGCACACGGCATCCCCGCTGTCGGCTGCTCAGCGCACCCGGCTCGGCGACGCACTGGCCGGGCGCTACGACGGTCAGGTCTCGATCAATGAAGTGATCGACCCCACGGTTGTGGGCGGACTGCGTGTGCAGGTCGCCGACGACGTCATCGACGGCAGCATCTCCGCGCGGCTCGCCGAACTTCGACAGAAGCTCGCGGGCTAA
- the atpA gene encoding F0F1 ATP synthase subunit alpha translates to MAELSISPDVIRDALKDFAAAYEPTGAAATEVGTVMDAADGIAHIEGLPGVMANELLTFANGTQGLALNLDEHEIGTVVLGDFAGIEAGQEVRRTGEVLSVAVGDGYLGRVVDPLGNPIDGLGEIATEGRRELELQAPGVMQRKSVHEPMQTGIKAIDAMIPVGRGQRQLIIGDRQTGKTAIAIDTIINQKANWESGDVDKQVRCIYVAIGQKGSTIASVKGALEDAGAMEYTTIVAAPASDPAGFKYIAPYTGSAIGQHWMYSGKHVLIIFDDLSKQAEAYRAVSLLLRRPPGREAYPGDVFYLHSRLLERCAKLSDELGAGSMTGLPIIETKANDVSAYIPTNVISITDGQIFLQSDLFNANQRPAVDVGISVSRVGGDAQVKSIKKVSGTLKLELAQYRSLEAFAMFASDLDAASRRQLDRGARLTELLKQPQYSPYPVEDQVVSIWAGTNGKLDTIAVEDVLRFERELLDHLRRNTKVLDTLRETNVLGDDTVAELEKQVDAFVLEFQGGKGQSIGAVGSEEHAAQDVDDVNQEKIVKGRRA, encoded by the coding sequence ATGGCAGAACTTTCGATCAGCCCCGACGTCATCCGCGACGCGCTGAAGGACTTCGCCGCTGCGTACGAGCCCACCGGCGCGGCAGCGACCGAGGTCGGCACCGTCATGGACGCTGCGGACGGCATCGCCCACATCGAGGGCCTGCCCGGCGTCATGGCGAACGAGCTCCTCACGTTCGCCAACGGCACGCAGGGCCTCGCACTGAACCTCGACGAGCATGAGATCGGCACGGTCGTCCTCGGCGACTTCGCCGGGATCGAGGCCGGTCAGGAAGTCCGCCGCACGGGTGAGGTCCTCTCGGTCGCCGTCGGCGACGGCTACCTCGGCCGCGTCGTCGACCCGCTCGGCAACCCGATCGACGGTCTCGGCGAGATCGCCACCGAGGGCCGCCGCGAGCTCGAGTTGCAGGCGCCCGGTGTCATGCAGCGCAAGAGCGTGCACGAGCCGATGCAGACCGGCATCAAGGCGATCGACGCCATGATCCCCGTCGGCCGCGGTCAGCGTCAGCTGATCATCGGCGACCGCCAGACCGGCAAGACGGCCATCGCGATCGACACGATCATCAACCAGAAGGCGAACTGGGAGTCGGGTGACGTCGACAAGCAGGTCCGCTGCATCTACGTCGCCATCGGCCAGAAGGGCTCGACGATCGCCTCCGTCAAGGGTGCGCTCGAGGACGCCGGTGCGATGGAGTACACGACCATCGTCGCGGCACCCGCCTCGGACCCCGCCGGCTTCAAGTACATCGCTCCCTACACGGGTTCGGCGATCGGCCAGCACTGGATGTACAGCGGCAAGCACGTCCTGATCATCTTCGACGACCTGTCAAAGCAGGCCGAGGCCTACCGCGCAGTGTCCCTTCTTCTCCGTCGCCCGCCGGGGCGCGAGGCGTACCCCGGTGACGTCTTCTACCTGCACTCCCGTCTGCTGGAGCGCTGCGCGAAGCTGTCGGACGAGCTCGGCGCCGGTTCCATGACGGGTCTTCCCATCATCGAGACCAAGGCCAATGACGTCTCGGCCTACATCCCGACCAACGTGATCTCGATCACGGACGGCCAGATCTTCCTGCAGTCCGACCTCTTCAACGCAAACCAGCGTCCCGCGGTCGACGTGGGTATCTCGGTGTCGCGAGTCGGTGGTGATGCGCAGGTCAAGAGCATCAAGAAGGTCTCCGGAACCTTGAAGCTCGAGCTGGCGCAGTATCGCTCGCTCGAGGCCTTCGCGATGTTCGCGAGCGACCTCGACGCGGCATCGCGTCGTCAGCTCGACCGCGGTGCGCGTCTGACCGAGCTGCTCAAGCAGCCGCAGTACTCGCCCTATCCGGTCGAGGACCAGGTCGTCTCGATCTGGGCCGGCACCAACGGCAAACTCGACACCATCGCGGTCGAGGACGTGCTGCGGTTCGAGCGCGAGCTGCTCGACCACCTGCGTCGCAACACCAAGGTGCTCGACACCCTGCGTGAGACGAACGTGCTCGGTGACGACACCGTGGCTGAGCTCGAGAAGCAGGTCGACGCCTTCGTCCTCGAGTTCCAGGGCGGCAAGGGCCAGTCCATCGGCGCTGTCGGCAGCGAGGAGCACGCCGCACAGGACGTGGACGACGTCAACCAGGAGAAGATCGTCAAGGGTCGTCGCGCGTAA
- a CDS encoding F0F1 ATP synthase subunit gamma, whose translation MGAQLRVYKQKISSAQTTKKITKAMELIAASRIQKAMARVRASSPFARAVTQAVSAVATYSNVDHPLTREPETIRRSAVVIFSSDRGLAGAFNSQILREAMELGELIRSQGSEPVYYLVGRKAVGYFQFRGIKAAAEWTGDTDTPHFKTAEEISATLLEAFNRGGEDGGVDELHLVYNRFVSMMTQSPETVRLLPLEIVENEASPEPAGAVYPLYEFEPDAETVLDAILPVYIQSRVFNALLQSSAAKQAATQKAMKSASDNADKLITDYTRLRNNARQAEITQQIAEIVGGADALSSSK comes from the coding sequence ATGGGCGCACAACTCAGGGTCTACAAGCAGAAGATCTCCTCTGCTCAGACGACCAAGAAGATCACGAAGGCGATGGAGCTCATCGCGGCTTCGCGCATTCAGAAGGCGATGGCGCGCGTTCGCGCGTCGTCGCCCTTCGCGCGGGCTGTGACGCAGGCCGTCTCCGCCGTCGCGACGTACTCCAACGTCGATCACCCGCTCACCCGCGAGCCCGAGACGATCCGCCGGTCCGCCGTCGTCATCTTCTCGTCGGACCGCGGCCTGGCAGGAGCCTTCAACTCGCAGATCCTTCGCGAGGCGATGGAGCTCGGCGAGCTGATCCGCTCTCAGGGCAGCGAGCCGGTGTACTACCTGGTGGGTCGCAAGGCTGTCGGATACTTCCAGTTCCGCGGCATCAAGGCTGCCGCTGAGTGGACGGGCGACACCGACACCCCGCACTTCAAGACCGCGGAAGAGATCTCGGCCACGCTGCTCGAGGCGTTCAACCGTGGTGGCGAGGATGGCGGCGTGGACGAACTCCACCTCGTCTACAACCGGTTCGTCAGCATGATGACGCAGTCGCCCGAGACCGTACGCCTGCTTCCGCTCGAGATCGTGGAGAACGAGGCATCCCCTGAACCGGCTGGGGCGGTCTACCCGCTCTACGAGTTCGAACCGGATGCCGAGACCGTGCTCGATGCGATCCTGCCGGTGTACATCCAGAGCCGGGTCTTCAACGCCCTGCTGCAGTCGTCGGCCGCCAAGCAGGCCGCGACGCAGAAGGCGATGAAGTCCGCAAGCGACAACGCCGACAAGCTCATCACCGACTACACCCGCCTGCGCAACAATGCGCGTCAAGCGGAGATCACGCAGCAGATCGCTGAGATCGTCGGCGGCGCCGACGCCCTCTCGTCGAGCAAATAG
- the atpD gene encoding F0F1 ATP synthase subunit beta: MTPTATAEAGTAVVGRVARVTGPVVDIEFPHDSIPDIYNALKTTIVIGEESTEITLEVAQHLGDDLVRAISLKPTDGMVRGQEVRDTGEAISVPVGDVTKGKVFNVIGEVLNAEPGEQIEITERWPIHRKAPSFDQLESKTTMFETGIKSIDLLTPYVLGGKIGLFGGAGVGKTVLIQEMIQRVAQDHGGVSVFAGVGERTREGNDLIAEMEEAGVFDKTALVFGQMDEPPGTRLRVALSALTMAEYFRDVQKQDVLLFIDNIFRFTQAGSEVSTLLGRMPSAVGYQPNLADEMGVLQERITSTRGHSITSLQAIYVPADDYTDPAPATTFAHLDATTELSREIASKGLYPAIDPLTSTSRIMDPRYLGEDHYRVATTVKQILQKNKELQEIIAILGVDELSEEDKIVVSRARRIQQFLSQNTYMAKKFTGVEGSTVPLKETIESFDAIAKGEFDHVAEQAFFNVGGISDVEEKWAQIQKENG; this comes from the coding sequence ATGACCCCCACCGCCACAGCTGAGGCTGGGACCGCGGTCGTCGGGCGCGTCGCACGCGTCACGGGCCCGGTCGTCGACATCGAGTTCCCGCACGACTCGATCCCGGACATCTACAACGCACTGAAGACCACCATCGTGATCGGAGAGGAGTCGACCGAGATCACCCTCGAGGTCGCGCAGCACCTCGGTGACGACCTCGTTCGCGCGATCTCCCTCAAGCCCACGGACGGCATGGTCCGCGGCCAGGAGGTGCGCGACACCGGCGAGGCCATCTCGGTTCCGGTCGGCGACGTCACCAAGGGCAAGGTCTTCAACGTCATCGGCGAGGTGCTCAACGCCGAGCCCGGTGAGCAGATCGAGATCACCGAGCGCTGGCCGATCCACCGCAAGGCTCCGAGCTTCGACCAGCTCGAGTCGAAGACGACGATGTTCGAGACCGGCATCAAGTCGATCGACCTCCTCACGCCGTATGTGCTGGGTGGGAAGATCGGCCTGTTCGGCGGTGCCGGCGTCGGCAAGACCGTCCTCATCCAGGAGATGATCCAGCGCGTCGCACAGGACCACGGTGGTGTGTCCGTGTTCGCCGGTGTCGGTGAGCGCACCCGTGAGGGCAACGACCTGATCGCCGAGATGGAAGAGGCGGGTGTCTTCGACAAGACCGCCCTCGTCTTCGGGCAGATGGACGAGCCGCCGGGGACGCGTCTTCGTGTCGCGCTGTCGGCTCTGACGATGGCGGAGTACTTCCGCGACGTGCAGAAGCAGGACGTGCTGCTGTTCATCGACAACATCTTCCGCTTCACACAGGCCGGTTCCGAGGTTTCCACGCTGCTGGGCCGCATGCCCTCCGCCGTGGGCTACCAGCCGAACCTCGCGGATGAGATGGGTGTGCTGCAGGAGCGCATCACGTCGACCCGCGGCCACTCGATCACCTCGCTGCAGGCGATCTACGTCCCCGCCGACGACTACACCGACCCGGCTCCGGCCACGACGTTCGCGCACCTCGACGCGACGACCGAACTCAGCCGTGAGATCGCGTCGAAGGGTCTGTACCCCGCCATCGACCCGCTGACCTCGACGTCGCGCATCATGGACCCCCGCTACCTGGGCGAGGACCACTACCGCGTCGCCACGACGGTCAAGCAGATCCTCCAGAAGAACAAGGAACTGCAGGAGATCATCGCGATCCTCGGTGTGGACGAGCTCTCCGAAGAGGACAAGATCGTCGTGTCCCGTGCACGCCGCATTCAGCAGTTCCTCTCGCAGAACACCTACATGGCGAAGAAGTTCACCGGTGTCGAGGGCTCGACGGTTCCGCTCAAGGAGACCATCGAGTCGTTCGACGCCATCGCCAAGGGCGAGTTCGACCACGTCGCCGAGCAGGCCTTCTTCAACGTCGGCGGCATCTCCGACGTGGAAGAGAAGTGGGCTCAGATCCAGAAGGAGAACGGCTGA
- a CDS encoding F0F1 ATP synthase subunit epsilon translates to MALQVSLVSADAEVWTGEASLVVAKTVEGEIGIMTGHEPILAILAEGEVRITQLDGTKVLANAQDGFLSMEGSQLTIVAGNAALIA, encoded by the coding sequence ATGGCACTGCAGGTCAGCCTCGTCTCCGCGGACGCGGAGGTCTGGACGGGAGAGGCGTCGCTCGTCGTCGCCAAGACCGTCGAAGGCGAGATCGGCATCATGACCGGCCACGAGCCGATCCTCGCGATCCTCGCCGAGGGCGAGGTCCGCATCACGCAGTTGGACGGCACCAAGGTGCTGGCCAACGCGCAGGACGGCTTCCTCTCGATGGAGGGCAGCCAGCTGACGATCGTCGCGGGCAACGCGGCGCTCATCGCCTGA
- a CDS encoding YaaA family protein gives MKILLPPSETKRPGGSGAPLDLDALALPVLGSRRAAVVDALVSLADDPAESQRVLKLSDRQLDEIAHNRVLRSAPTMPAVDRYTGVLYDALDAASLTTPARRWLGAHVWVHAAPFGPIGALDGIPSYRLAAGTSLPGIAPLRRHWADAVGSAIAQEEPTFVLDLRSEAYVVLGPVPASVPSVYVRVVTEQGRALNHFNKKAKGELVRTLAEDRPRVRGLRGLETWATSRGILVRRAEERGVIELIVAS, from the coding sequence ATGAAGATCCTCCTTCCTCCCTCCGAGACCAAGCGACCCGGCGGCTCCGGTGCGCCACTGGACCTCGATGCTCTGGCCCTGCCTGTGCTCGGGTCTCGGCGTGCGGCGGTCGTCGACGCGCTCGTGTCGCTCGCGGACGATCCCGCCGAGTCGCAGCGTGTGCTCAAGCTCAGCGATCGTCAGCTCGACGAGATCGCGCACAACCGGGTGCTGCGCAGTGCGCCTACGATGCCCGCCGTCGACCGTTACACGGGTGTGCTCTACGACGCGCTGGATGCGGCCTCCCTGACGACGCCGGCGCGCAGATGGCTGGGAGCGCACGTCTGGGTGCACGCGGCGCCGTTCGGGCCGATCGGCGCCCTCGACGGCATCCCGTCGTACCGCCTGGCGGCGGGGACCTCCCTGCCGGGCATCGCGCCGCTGCGCAGGCACTGGGCGGATGCCGTGGGCTCCGCGATCGCGCAGGAGGAGCCGACGTTCGTCCTGGATCTCCGCAGCGAGGCGTATGTGGTGCTCGGCCCTGTCCCGGCTTCGGTCCCGTCGGTGTACGTCCGCGTCGTGACAGAGCAGGGCAGAGCCCTCAACCACTTCAACAAGAAGGCCAAGGGCGAGCTCGTCAGGACGCTGGCCGAGGACCGGCCCCGAGTGCGCGGTCTGCGCGGCCTGGAGACCTGGGCGACGTCTCGGGGCATCCTGGTCCGCCGTGCGGAAGAGCGCGGCGTGATCGAGCTCATCGTCGCGTCCTGA
- a CDS encoding DUF5684 domain-containing protein — translation MSSYYYDTGAAAFLGIVILFSFILAIAAYVLTSLFLMKIFEKAGVQGKWRAWVPVYNSMIFMKLGDLSPWLILYAIGATILLSWVPVIGQIVGIAAFVLMVLAAYRVGQKLQKEGAWVVLYIFLSIVWLGIMAFDKSRWNAHIPAAPWGGNAFFGDRTVWDGVPVQPSAAPAAGSAPGYGAPQGYMPPQGYPQPGHQQPGYQPPAPGGPATPPAAPSAPVTPPPAPSTPPAAPNTPPTTPPPAAPPAPPAPPAGPNQPPANPNQPPA, via the coding sequence ATGAGTTCTTACTACTACGACACTGGTGCGGCGGCCTTCCTCGGCATCGTCATCCTCTTCAGCTTCATCCTGGCGATCGCGGCCTACGTGCTGACGTCGCTGTTCCTGATGAAGATCTTCGAGAAGGCCGGCGTGCAGGGCAAGTGGCGCGCGTGGGTCCCGGTGTACAACAGCATGATCTTCATGAAGCTGGGCGATCTGAGTCCCTGGCTGATCCTGTACGCGATCGGCGCGACGATCCTGCTCAGCTGGGTCCCGGTGATCGGACAGATCGTGGGCATCGCCGCTTTCGTCCTGATGGTGCTCGCCGCGTATCGCGTCGGGCAGAAGCTGCAGAAGGAGGGCGCCTGGGTCGTCCTCTACATCTTCCTGTCGATCGTCTGGCTCGGCATCATGGCCTTCGACAAGTCGCGCTGGAATGCGCACATCCCGGCGGCGCCGTGGGGCGGAAACGCCTTCTTCGGCGACCGCACCGTCTGGGACGGCGTCCCGGTGCAGCCTTCCGCCGCCCCGGCAGCCGGCTCCGCGCCCGGCTACGGCGCACCGCAGGGCTACATGCCGCCGCAGGGTTACCCGCAGCCCGGTCACCAGCAGCCCGGTTACCAGCCGCCGGCACCCGGTGGTCCGGCCACTCCGCCGGCAGCCCCGTCCGCGCCGGTGACTCCGCCGCCGGCGCCGAGCACCCCGCCGGCAGCGCCGAACACGCCGCCGACGACACCGCCTCCAGCCGCACCGCCGGCGCCGCCCGCACCGCCGGCGGGTCCCAACCAGCCGCCGGCGAATCCCAACCAACCGCCTGCGTAA